A section of the Clostridium omnivorum genome encodes:
- a CDS encoding DUF4250 domain-containing protein — translation MDKEQVLTMDPYILLSIVNMKLRDSFESFEGMCEEYDLEADLLKKRLKIIGYNYNPGNNQFIAVD, via the coding sequence ATGGATAAAGAGCAGGTTTTAACAATGGACCCATATATTCTTCTTAGTATTGTAAATATGAAGCTAAGGGATAGCTTTGAAAGCTTTGAAGGCATGTGTGAGGAATATGATCTTGAAGCGGATTTGCTTAAAAAAAGATTAAAGATTATAGGATATAATTACAATCCAGGTAATAATCAATTTATAGCTGTAGATTAA
- a CDS encoding peptidylprolyl isomerase, whose protein sequence is MKNVKRKRLMFSVLVTVILIAFLAVGCAKNQNSEVKNTDSSKKSADQETKVNTPEKNPVATIEMSDGSKIKVELYPAVAPNTVKNFIYLTKSGFYNGLIFHRVIPGFMIQGGDPNGNGTGGADYTIKGEFSKNGFKNNLKHERGVISMARGSSSNSASSQFFIMVADAPHLDGEYAAFGKVIEGMEVADKIVGVKRGSNDKPLVEQKIKSITVDTFGVNYGEPEKIK, encoded by the coding sequence ATGAAGAATGTTAAAAGAAAAAGGTTAATGTTTTCAGTGTTAGTTACAGTAATTTTAATAGCATTTTTAGCTGTAGGATGCGCAAAAAATCAAAATTCAGAAGTGAAAAATACTGATAGCAGTAAAAAATCAGCTGATCAGGAAACTAAGGTTAATACACCTGAAAAAAATCCAGTGGCTACTATTGAAATGTCTGATGGAAGTAAGATAAAGGTTGAACTATATCCAGCTGTTGCTCCAAATACAGTGAAGAATTTCATATATTTAACTAAAAGTGGATTTTATAATGGACTCATTTTTCATAGAGTAATACCAGGCTTTATGATTCAAGGTGGGGATCCAAATGGTAACGGTACTGGAGGGGCTGATTATACAATAAAAGGTGAATTTTCTAAGAATGGATTTAAAAATAACTTGAAGCATGAAAGAGGAGTTATATCTATGGCAAGAGGCTCCAGTTCGAATTCAGCTAGCTCTCAGTTTTTTATAATGGTAGCTGATGCGCCACATTTAGACGGTGAATATGCTGCATTTGGAAAGGTAATAGAAGGTATGGAAGTTGCAGACAAAATTGTTGGAGTTAAGAGGGGTTCTAATGATAAGCCTCTAGTGGAACAGAAAATAAAGTCTATAACAGTAGATACCTTTGGCGTGAATTATGGAGAACCTGAAAAGATAAAATAG
- a CDS encoding SH3 domain-containing protein, with product MKFSKRAVLLLIIASSLIINTSCQEINKKLSEINPSSEKQKIEEDTSKENVNNNEKEEDKPVEVSNNDVQNNTEKKQEEVIKGTLVPGTKQEMMTADYWIKLLKDGNKVIMNEENIHKFNTNIIKKVSTVVDINNYKASLTKKELTNFINDYKLPTKTMYDSKGKVITKAYYDKLLKNRNLESIKENNKVRYGVAIKRTAIRSFPALEGVYDSSKEARIDRFQETSCEPCEPVIILHTSKDGKWYFIQTFNYRGWTNIENIAAAKDKNEFLQYSKPAEFIVITGTHVTLDKDLKNVPVKDLEFYMGNRIPIEKKDIPEKIDSISTEGKYIVKLPTRNDKGYLSVQLSMITKNEDASLGYLTYTRANIIKQAFKFQGEKYDWGNKFDGADCSSFIMSVYKTFGIELPRNTDEQEKSAGKVFIFKKGDNNTSRNAILDKVLPGAAIYMEGHVMMYLGKVNGEHFVIHDFAGYGKKDGAAYVFAPVYEVAVTTTMLPMSNGTPYIQKFTSAIQLQ from the coding sequence ATGAAGTTTAGTAAAAGAGCTGTGCTTTTGCTCATTATAGCAAGCAGCCTTATAATAAATACCAGCTGTCAGGAGATTAATAAAAAGCTGTCAGAAATAAATCCAAGTAGTGAAAAGCAGAAGATTGAAGAGGATACTTCAAAGGAAAATGTTAATAACAATGAAAAGGAGGAGGATAAGCCAGTGGAGGTTTCAAATAATGATGTTCAAAACAATACTGAGAAAAAACAAGAAGAAGTAATAAAGGGAACTTTAGTACCAGGTACAAAACAAGAGATGATGACAGCTGATTACTGGATAAAGTTACTTAAGGATGGCAATAAAGTAATAATGAATGAGGAAAACATTCATAAGTTTAATACTAATATAATTAAAAAAGTAAGTACAGTGGTGGATATAAATAATTATAAGGCTTCACTTACTAAAAAAGAATTGACTAATTTTATAAATGACTATAAGCTGCCAACAAAAACTATGTATGATTCAAAAGGCAAAGTTATAACTAAGGCATACTATGATAAACTATTAAAAAATAGAAACCTTGAAAGTATTAAAGAAAATAATAAAGTAAGGTATGGGGTAGCGATAAAGAGAACTGCTATAAGGAGTTTTCCAGCTCTAGAAGGTGTATATGACAGCAGCAAGGAAGCAAGAATAGACAGATTTCAAGAAACCAGCTGCGAGCCATGTGAGCCAGTTATTATACTTCATACAAGCAAGGACGGAAAATGGTATTTTATCCAAACCTTTAATTACAGAGGGTGGACAAACATTGAAAATATTGCTGCTGCAAAGGATAAGAATGAATTCTTACAGTATTCAAAGCCAGCGGAATTTATAGTCATTACTGGCACTCATGTAACTTTGGATAAAGATTTAAAAAATGTGCCTGTGAAAGATTTAGAATTTTATATGGGAAACAGGATTCCTATTGAAAAAAAAGATATACCAGAGAAAATAGACAGCATTTCAACTGAAGGAAAATACATAGTTAAGCTTCCAACTAGAAATGATAAAGGTTACTTAAGTGTACAGCTATCTATGATTACTAAGAATGAAGATGCAAGCCTAGGTTATTTAACATATACGAGAGCAAACATAATAAAGCAAGCTTTTAAGTTCCAAGGAGAAAAGTATGATTGGGGTAATAAATTTGATGGAGCGGATTGCTCAAGCTTTATAATGAGTGTTTATAAGACCTTTGGCATTGAGCTGCCAAGAAATACTGACGAGCAAGAAAAAAGTGCAGGTAAGGTTTTTATTTTTAAAAAGGGAGATAACAATACAAGCAGAAATGCTATTTTAGACAAGGTATTACCTGGAGCAGCTATATATATGGAAGGGCATGTGATGATGTATCTTGGAAAAGTAAATGGTGAGCACTTTGTAATTCATGATTTTGCTGGATATGGAAAGAAGGATGGAGCTGCTTATGTTTTTGCACCAGTTTATGAAGTTGCTGTAACAACTACTATGTTACCTATGTCTAATGGAACGCCATATATTCAAAAGTTTACCTCTGCAATACAATTGCAATAA
- a CDS encoding YbjQ family protein produces MEKKFVTTSFEFQGYKIVEYEGLVRGIIVRSRSIVGNIGAGLQSLVGGNITLYTELCENAREDAFNLMIEHAEEIGANAIIGVRYDANDVAQGITEVLCYGTAVKIEKE; encoded by the coding sequence ATGGAGAAAAAATTTGTTACAACTTCCTTTGAATTTCAAGGATATAAAATAGTTGAATATGAAGGCCTTGTTAGAGGTATTATAGTTCGCTCCAGAAGCATTGTTGGAAACATTGGTGCCGGTCTTCAAAGCCTTGTAGGCGGTAATATAACACTCTATACAGAGCTTTGCGAGAATGCTAGAGAAGATGCCTTTAATCTTATGATAGAACATGCTGAAGAAATTGGCGCTAATGCAATAATTGGAGTAAGATATGACGCTAATGACGTTGCTCAAGGAATAACAGAAGTACTTTGCTATGGTACTGCTGTAAAAATTGAGAAGGAGTAA